AAAGACAAACAGAACAAGGAACTTACTTTaggattaattatttaattatttaattatttaattatttaattaattaacttggATTTGGAGTACAAAAGCAGTCAAATACTTTGAACGTAAACGCCAAAACCACCAATGAAATTAAAGGTTTGACCTTTCTTTCATAAAAAGCGTATGAAAAAAGTTACCACGTTTCGGTGTTAGTTCTATTATGGATAATATTATGAGGAGGTGTTGCAATTGGTTTGGGTGCTTTTGCCATGATTTACAGATTCGTTATTTTCCCTTAGCATTTTCAAGCCACAAGCAAGCTTGTTGTGTTATGGATCTATCCGGAAGTACCTCATATTTGTACAATATCAATCAATGTTTAATTTTCAACGCTTTCATTATACATGTTTCTATATACGggtatctatattttttatattgatattaaataaaagagattattatgtaataaattagcgttgaaattgagattttaaaatctttagaatgtttcaaaaagaaaatatttagtGTCTTCTGGTTTAATTCTATCCATGTTTCTCTTGGGtcaactatttatttattaactaaattatagtataaaaattggCACTTGACATTTTGAATAATAagaaatacaaattaaatattgaacattaaataaatactaatattaaaatatatcctTTTCCTCTCTTCccctttcttcttcatcttcccCATGCTTCATCTTCTCATCAAAGAAACAGTGCGCTGAAATTGAATGCTATGAAGCCCCTTTGACACACACTAGACTATGAAAACTCAAGAAGCTGAAATCATTTTATTCCAAGAAAAAAACATTCCATTTTGGCATATCATCGAAAACCTTGATTACACCATTTAAATCACCTAAAGCAATATACGTATCCATGAGCTTTTCAGATAAAAAGTGTTCACTGCTGAAACTCATCTTCAAAATATTTCCATGAAGCTTCTTTCCTTCCTCTGTAAACCCAGAACTCAAACACCCTTCCAAAAGCCAAAGAAAAGTTTGATGGTTGGCTTATGGCTTTAATCCCTCAATTTTTCATCCAATGCAAGAAAGCAACTTCCTTTGaattctcttcattttctttaatagaAAGCTCAtcaaatgaatgaaaaattgtaTTTAGTATTAAAACAATTTGTTGATACAGTGCTCAACAAGGGAGGAGtacaaaagagagaaaaattgtTGAGAAAGTAGATTCATTCGATCGGAACGTAGTTGGAAGTTATAATTAATGGAGATAAAGATAGTTCGAAGGGTAAGTATAGAAAGAGTGTAGGCTAAGTATCCTTCTAAGATTCTTCCAGTTCTGAAAGAAAGTTGGTGTACTCCCATTAAAGTTGTTGTCATTTATCCTACTGcattttatgaaaaagaatTTTACAATACTTAAATTTCTACCAAGCATTTCGTGCATCCTACCAGACGAAAAGCCGAAAACCTTATAAGTCCGTCAAGTTTTTCAGTTCAGCAAGTTGCACCGGCAAATCTCCGGTCAGTCTGTTGTAAGATAATCTTCTGAAAAGATAGTCATAAACTTTCATCTATCAAAAGTTGCTACTTATTAcaggaaattaaaaaatttatacaagACATGAAATGCCTTACAAAGTTCTCAAGTTAACTAACTTTCCAATCTCTGGAGGGACTTGTCCTGAAAATTGATTTGCTTCAAGGTCTCTGTAAAGTTCATACAATGAAATTACTCAAAACAAGTGCAACATCTTTCTTACCAGTTTAAAACATGTATGTTATTCACTGTCCAGGAAACCTAAATAATTCGAGTACCGGGGGATCGAAAAGCACGTAGCTTCACAAGCTTAGCAGAAAACTATAAAAGATGGActaaaaacaaatcaatcttGGAACATCTACATACAGTAAAATTAAAAGCACTTCAAAACTTACAAGTATGCAAGGCTGGTAATGTTCCCCAAATAAGTCGGAATACTCCCGGATAGTCGATTAATAACAAAGACAAAGCTGGAGAAGGATGGCTTGGTTAGCTCCAAAAGAGAATAATAACTCAGTTTTCCGTTCAGTCAAAGATTGATCATAcaccaaaaagaaaaccttACATGTACTCAAGTTGCATTGAAGCCCATTCAAGTGGAATTGACCCATTGAGATAGTTATATGCAAAATCACTGCATATGCCGCTTAAACACACTTAATAAGCAAAAATTAAGAGAGACTTGAGAAAGAGAGAACAGGGATGCCTACATCACTTTGAGATATGGAAGATTTACAAGTTCAGGTGGAAGTGCTCCTGGAAGATTCTGATGCTTGAATATTCTAAAAACTCCAAAACAAACCCAAATATCAGTTATTCTTTTCACCcatttataaattgttttgtCCTCCGGGAAACTTAAATATG
This sequence is a window from Gossypium raimondii isolate GPD5lz chromosome 5, ASM2569854v1, whole genome shotgun sequence. Protein-coding genes within it:
- the LOC128041264 gene encoding leucine-rich repeat protein 1-like; protein product: MQLEYIFVFVINRLSGSIPTYLGNITSLAYLDLEANQFSGQVPPEIGKLVNLRTLRLSYNRLTGDLPVQLAELKNLTDL